One Spinacia oleracea cultivar Varoflay chromosome 4, BTI_SOV_V1, whole genome shotgun sequence DNA segment encodes these proteins:
- the LOC110783751 gene encoding probable serine/threonine-protein kinase PBL7 isoform X1 — protein sequence MEPEEYYRRKERVALFVSLIMASLSMVSLLVAFSYYCYIRNKVSKRSHLQQMGHFQMSFNCVFEGLDNDDNKSGISNSSLQVACEKGLQVFTFKQLNSATSSFSKSNIIGQGAFGSVYRGVLNDGKKVAIKLMDHGGKHGEEEFKMEVELLSRLRSPYLLSLVGHCSDSNHRLLVYEFMINGGLQEHLYPTRGSNVFPSRLDWEARLKIALDAAKGLEYLHEHVNPPVIHRDFKSSNILLDKNFHAKVSDFGLAKRGPEKAGGHVSTRVLGTQGYVAPEYALTGHLTTKSDVYSYGVVLLELLTGRVPVDMKRPQGEGVLVSWSLPKLTDRERVVEIMDPALKGQYSMKEAIQVAAIAAMCVQPEADYRPLMADVVQSLVPLVKPHRSTYAPKSPTTVDSNSKCSDSVLTES from the exons atggaGCCGGAAGAATATTACAGGAGAAAGGAGAGAGTTGCTTTGTTTGTATCTTTGATAATGGCGTCTCTTTCCATGGTTTCTTTGCTTGTTGCTTTTAGTTATTATTGCTACATTCGCAACAAAGTTTCTAAACGCTCTCATCTTCAGCAAA TGGGGCATTTCCAAATGTCTTTCAATTGTGTATTTGAAGGACTTGACAATGACGACAACAAAAGTGGCATATcaaattcaagtcttcaagTTGCCTGTGAGAAAGGATTACAAGTCTTTACATTCAAGCAGCTCAATTCCGCAACTAGTAGCTTTAGCAAGTCAAATATCATTGGGCAAGGTGCGTTTGGTTCAGTTTATCGTGGAGTCCTTAATGATGGGAAGAAGGTCGCTATCAAATTGATGGACCATGGTGGAAAGCACGGGGAAGAGGAATTTAAAATGGAG GTGGAATTGCTGAGCCGACTTCGCTCTCCTTATTTGCTTAGTTTGGTTGGACACTGTTCCGATAGTAACCATAGGTTGCTGGTGTATGAGTTCATGATAAATGGTGGATTGCAAGAGCACCTATACCCAACTAGAG GTTCAAATGTTTTTCCTTCCAGGCTGGATTGGGAGGCTCGGTTAAAAATTGCTTTGGATGCTGCAAAAGGGTTGGAATATCTCCACGAACATGTGAACCCGCCTGTGATTCACAGAGATTTTAAGAGCAGCAATATCCTTCTGGATAAGAACTTTCACGCCAAGGTTTCTGATTTTGGATTAGCTAAGCGTGGACCTGAGAAAGCAGGTGGACATGTGTCCACTCGAGTCCTGGGCACCCAGGGTTATGTTGCCCCCGA GTATGCATTAACAGGACATTTGACCACCAAATCAGATGTATACAGCTATGGTGTTGTCCTCTTGGAGTTGCTTACAGGCAGGGTACCAGTTGACATGAAGAGACCTCAAGGTGAAGGTGTTCTTGTGTCTTGG TCTTTGCCAAAGCTGACTGATAGAGAGAGAGTTGTAGAAATCATGGATCCAGCACTTAAAGGTCAGTATTCGATGAAAGAGGCCATACAGGTTGCTGCTATTGCAGCAATGTGCGTGCAGCCAGAGGCTGATTACAGACCACTTATGGCTGATGTTGTACAATCTCTTGTTCCTTTGGTGAAGCCTCATAGATCAACTTATGCACCAAAGTCTCCTACAACTGTAGACAGTAACAGCAAGTGTAGTGATTCTGTATTGACCGAGTCTTAA
- the LOC110783752 gene encoding peroxidase P7, whose product MGMKFKLVNYCSIISIILAYLACLSNAQLSSKHYASSCPNLEKIVRKTMKQAVQKEQRMGASILRLFFHDCFVNGCDASLLLDDTSTFTGEKTAISNRNNSVRGFEVIDSIKTNVEASCKATVSCADILALAARDGVFLLGGPSWKVPLGRRDARTASLTAATNNLPPASSSLSNLTTLFNNKGLSPKDMTALSGAHTIGLARCVSFRRHIYNDTDIDANFAATRKVNCPLSNNTGNTNLAPLDLQSPTKFDNSYYKNLIAKRGLLHSDQELYNGGSQDALVTRYSKSNAAFAKDFVAAIIKMGNISPLTGSSGEIRKNCRFIN is encoded by the exons ATGGGTATGAAATTCAAACTAGTCAATTATTGTTCAATCATCTCTATTATTCTTGCATACTTGGCGTGTCTGTCCAATGCACAACTTTCGTCTAAGCATTACGCGTCAAGCTGTCCTAATCTTGAAAAGATTGTGCGTAAGACAATGAAGCAAGCTGTTCAAAAGGAACAACGCATGGGCGCTTCAATACTTCGCTTGTTCTTTCATGACTGCTTTGTCAAT GGTTGTGATGCCTCTTTGCTACTAGATGACACGTCTACCTTTACCGGAGAAAAAACAGCAATTTCAAACAGAAATAATTCAGTACGGGGATTTGAAGTTATTGATTCCATCAAGACTAATGTTGAAGCTTCTTGCAAAGCTACCGTCTCTTGTGCTGATATTTTAGCATTAGCTGCTCGCGATGGTGTTTTTCTG TTAGGAGGGCCCTCATGGAAAGTTCCACTAGGAAGAAGGGATGCAAGAACAGCAAGCCTAACAGCAGCAACAAATAACCTTCCACCAGCATCATCAAGCCTCTCTAATCTCACCACACTCTTCAACAATAAAGGTTTATCACCTAAAGACATGACCGCCCTCTCCGGCGCCCACACCATCGGCTTAGCACGTTGTGTAAGCTTCCGACGCCATATCTACAACGATACTGATATCGACGCCAACTTCGCAGCCACACGTAAAGTGAATTGTCCTTTGTCAAATAATACTGGAAACACTAACTTGGCACCTCTTGATCTTCAAAGCCCTACCAAGTTTGATAATAGTTATTACAAGAACCTTATTGCCAAACGTGGCCTTCTTCACTCTGATCAAGAACTTTACAATGGAGGATCACAAGATGCCTTGGTTACACGTTATAGTAAAAGTAATGCTGCCTTTGCTAAGGATTTTGTGGCTGCTATTATTAAGATGGGTAATATTAGTCCTTTAACTGGTTCTAGtggagaaattcgaaagaatTGTCGattcattaattaa
- the LOC110783751 gene encoding probable serine/threonine-protein kinase PBL7 isoform X2, translating to MEPEEYYRRKERVALFVSLIMASLSMVSLLVAFSYYCYIRNKVSKRSHLQQRLDNDDNKSGISNSSLQVACEKGLQVFTFKQLNSATSSFSKSNIIGQGAFGSVYRGVLNDGKKVAIKLMDHGGKHGEEEFKMEVELLSRLRSPYLLSLVGHCSDSNHRLLVYEFMINGGLQEHLYPTRGSNVFPSRLDWEARLKIALDAAKGLEYLHEHVNPPVIHRDFKSSNILLDKNFHAKVSDFGLAKRGPEKAGGHVSTRVLGTQGYVAPEYALTGHLTTKSDVYSYGVVLLELLTGRVPVDMKRPQGEGVLVSWSLPKLTDRERVVEIMDPALKGQYSMKEAIQVAAIAAMCVQPEADYRPLMADVVQSLVPLVKPHRSTYAPKSPTTVDSNSKCSDSVLTES from the exons atggaGCCGGAAGAATATTACAGGAGAAAGGAGAGAGTTGCTTTGTTTGTATCTTTGATAATGGCGTCTCTTTCCATGGTTTCTTTGCTTGTTGCTTTTAGTTATTATTGCTACATTCGCAACAAAGTTTCTAAACGCTCTCATCTTCAGCAAA GACTTGACAATGACGACAACAAAAGTGGCATATcaaattcaagtcttcaagTTGCCTGTGAGAAAGGATTACAAGTCTTTACATTCAAGCAGCTCAATTCCGCAACTAGTAGCTTTAGCAAGTCAAATATCATTGGGCAAGGTGCGTTTGGTTCAGTTTATCGTGGAGTCCTTAATGATGGGAAGAAGGTCGCTATCAAATTGATGGACCATGGTGGAAAGCACGGGGAAGAGGAATTTAAAATGGAG GTGGAATTGCTGAGCCGACTTCGCTCTCCTTATTTGCTTAGTTTGGTTGGACACTGTTCCGATAGTAACCATAGGTTGCTGGTGTATGAGTTCATGATAAATGGTGGATTGCAAGAGCACCTATACCCAACTAGAG GTTCAAATGTTTTTCCTTCCAGGCTGGATTGGGAGGCTCGGTTAAAAATTGCTTTGGATGCTGCAAAAGGGTTGGAATATCTCCACGAACATGTGAACCCGCCTGTGATTCACAGAGATTTTAAGAGCAGCAATATCCTTCTGGATAAGAACTTTCACGCCAAGGTTTCTGATTTTGGATTAGCTAAGCGTGGACCTGAGAAAGCAGGTGGACATGTGTCCACTCGAGTCCTGGGCACCCAGGGTTATGTTGCCCCCGA GTATGCATTAACAGGACATTTGACCACCAAATCAGATGTATACAGCTATGGTGTTGTCCTCTTGGAGTTGCTTACAGGCAGGGTACCAGTTGACATGAAGAGACCTCAAGGTGAAGGTGTTCTTGTGTCTTGG TCTTTGCCAAAGCTGACTGATAGAGAGAGAGTTGTAGAAATCATGGATCCAGCACTTAAAGGTCAGTATTCGATGAAAGAGGCCATACAGGTTGCTGCTATTGCAGCAATGTGCGTGCAGCCAGAGGCTGATTACAGACCACTTATGGCTGATGTTGTACAATCTCTTGTTCCTTTGGTGAAGCCTCATAGATCAACTTATGCACCAAAGTCTCCTACAACTGTAGACAGTAACAGCAAGTGTAGTGATTCTGTATTGACCGAGTCTTAA